Genomic window (Desulforapulum autotrophicum HRM2):
TTTTCAGAACCGGTGTTGCAATTCCCCGGATGGTATAGAAGACAAAGAGGAAAAACAGTGCGCCCAGGGTGTTAAACAGGCCCAGGCAGAGATAGCCTGAGGCAATGCCGATGGCGATGAACAGGATGGTTTTTTCCCGGCCAAGCCGTCGTTCAATTTTATAGGCATGCATGGATGTGACACCGGCTGTCAGGTTCAACAGGGGAATAAAGATGCCGTAAAGGGCCAGGGGCAACGCCAGGAAAACAAAGTAGGGCTGAACAAACCAGGCCATGGTCAATGTAGCCGTGCCGATGACCGATGAATAGACGATGGTTGCCTGCAGCCCCTGGTGCTCGAACAACGCATATTTCACGATTCTGAGAATTTGTTTAAAACTGGTGGTACCGGTCATCTCCCGGCGCGTTGGTTCAAACAGGGTCAGCGCTGCCGGGATGGCTGAAAATGCCACTGCCGCCTGGAAAAAAAATGTGGTACGAAGGCTGATGGCAGCAATGAGAACCCCCAGGGGGGCGGCAATGGCCTCGGCAAAGTTGCCGGCAGAGATCAAGCGTCCCTCAATTTTAAGGTATTCGTTTTCGTTGTTTGCCGCCTGGAGGGTGTCATAGAGCAGGGCGGAGTCGGATCCAGAGATGAAACTCTGGCCGATGCCCAGGATGATCTCACAGGCCAAAAAACCCCAAAATTCCGTGGAGACACTGTAGAGGGCAAATCCTGCAAAACCCAGGACGCTTCCCAGCACCAGGGAGCGTTTTCTTCCCCAGATATCCCCGAAATAACCGGAAGGTATTTCCAGGCAGACAATCGCTGCCGAATAGACAGCCTTGAGTACAAAGAGGTCATGGGTGGCAAGACCGTTCTCCCGGTAAAACAGGAACAAGATGGGCATGGTCAGCATCAACCACTTGGAGAGCTTGATGATGTAGAGCCGGAGAATGTTTGACCTAACGGTTTGATGCATCGGTTTTCCCGCTGGTAAAAAGGCCATAACATAGCAGCTTTAAGTTGTCAGGTCTACACCCTTGACAGGTTTTATGCCCGACAACTAAAAGATATATGGCCATGGGAAAGGGCTGAAAAGGCAAGCAATCTCGTTCAAGTTATGAAATTGCGGTCCTAGTACTGAAATACGGC
Coding sequences:
- a CDS encoding MFS transporter, yielding MHQTVRSNILRLYIIKLSKWLMLTMPILFLFYRENGLATHDLFVLKAVYSAAIVCLEIPSGYFGDIWGRKRSLVLGSVLGFAGFALYSVSTEFWGFLACEIILGIGQSFISGSDSALLYDTLQAANNENEYLKIEGRLISAGNFAEAIAAPLGVLIAAISLRTTFFFQAAVAFSAIPAALTLFEPTRREMTGTTSFKQILRIVKYALFEHQGLQATIVYSSVIGTATLTMAWFVQPYFVFLALPLALYGIFIPLLNLTAGVTSMHAYKIERRLGREKTILFIAIGIASGYLCLGLFNTLGALFFLFVFYTIRGIATPVLKNHINEITPSEIRATVLSIRSLIIRLAFVILGPFLGWCADRFGLSSTLIAGAGIFLVTGIFAAMFIINTLRKNSLAVIGTVPQVQQNGGPW